From Pempheris klunzingeri isolate RE-2024b chromosome 18, fPemKlu1.hap1, whole genome shotgun sequence, a single genomic window includes:
- the rfx6 gene encoding DNA-binding protein RFX6, which yields MPMKRSSESSAKDGVFLIHSLTKTVCSSPEETHTDFSKQTRFHQEEDSGIKSEAEDSNETPSSEEDQDLVDLNPDLTIKQSISSSRKTISQIIKDKKKQTQLTLQWLEENYIVCEGVCLPRCILYAHYLDFCRKEKLEPACAATFGKTIRQKFPLLTTRRLGTRGHSKYHYYGIGIKESSAYYHSVYSGKGLTRFSGSKLKNEGGFTRKYSLSSKTGTLLPDFPNAQHLLLQGNISREKVDTLIMMYKTHCQCILDNAINVNFEEIQNFLLHFWQGMPDHLLPLLENPVIVDIFCVCDSILYKVLTDVLIPATMQEMPESLLADIRNFAKHWEHWLASSLENLPECLAAKKLPIARHFVSSLKRQTSFLHLAQIARPALFDQAVVTSMVLDIDNVDLSSISSQPLLSINTTGDQDPDIYSEYDSITVFQELKELLRKNATVESFIEWLDSVVEHKVIKPGKQTGRSVKKRAQDFLLRWSFFGARVMHNLTLNNASSFGSFHLIRMLLDEYILLALETQFNNDKEQDLQNLLDKYMKNADASKAALMASPSSCFLANRNKAGAASDQSVKNESLGEHAYMSLSTNQQQSLETSTVIYQGAESAGFTVSGGQMDFSQVSGPLMTPPISPAALVHRGSVINQGPMTGRPLTSTSTSSTCSSSSSSSSCLSSLSAMTQPSPCSAYPETLYHCLPQTSSGYFPPASCSSASNYQPALRPQTQSECLAAVQSQASSLAYHLSRYPSFNDQHLTKDAFYNHHHHHHHHHPSSNSSNCSLTPYGSAVRPTSGYSSGSDPAQTEQGLDAQTAAQILDPAEGFGFVGAGLNTTGGGCQGQTYSAAGNGGYYGNSSYLDSQRMTSLVDQHVSVISTVGSLRPFPSTYSEVHDPLNILDEPGRKPAGAYFTEAETGAGSAPCMFGVPSPFTSQDSLLSQQRVPSSSEVQDLVSSLPPINTVFMGAGGVQ from the exons ATGCCGATGAAACGCAGCAGTGAGAGTTCAGCCAAGGATGGGGTGTTTCTCATTCACTCTCTAACCAAGACTGTGTGCAGCTCaccagaagaaacacacacagatttcagcAAACAGACACGTTTTCATCAGGAGGAGGATTCAGGGATTAAATCAG AAGCGGAGGACAGTAACGAGACGCCGTCCTCTGAGGAAGACCAGGACCTGGTGGACTTGAACCCGGACCTGACCATCAAGCAGAGCATCTCGTCCTCAAGAAAAACTATCAGTCAGATCATcaaggacaagaagaaacaGACACAACTCACTCTGCAGTG GCTGGAGGAGAATTACATAGTGTGTGAAGGAGTGTGTCTGCCTCGGTGTATCCTCTACGCTCACTACCTGGACTTCTGCAGGAAAGAGAAACTAGAGCCGGCTTGTGCTGCTACATttggaaag ACGATTCGACAGAAGTTTCCTCTTCTGACAACAAGAAGGCTGGGCACCAGAGGACATTCAAA aTATCATTACTATGGAATTGGCATCAAAGAAAGCAGCGCTTACTATCACTCTGTGTATTCTGGAAAAGGTTTGACCAG ATTTTCAGGGAGCAAGCTAAAGAACGAG GGAGGTTTCACCAGGAAATATTCTTTGAGCTCTAAAACTGGAACGTTGCTCCCGGATTTCCCAAACGCTCAACATCTTCTGCTGCAGGGAAATATCTCCAGAGAAAAG GTGGACACTCTGATCATGATGTATAAAACACACTGCCAGTGCATCCTGGACAATGCCATTAATGTCAACTTTGAGGAG ATCCAGAATTTTCTGCTCCACTTCTGGCAGGGAATGCCCGACcacctgctgccactgctggaGAACCCTGTTATAGTCGACATCTTCTGCGTCTGTGACTCCATTCTCTATAAG GTTTTAACCGATGTTCTGATTCCCGCTACAATGCAGGAGATGCCTGAAAG TCTCTTGGCAGATATCCGCAACTTTGCCAAACACTGGGAGCATTGGCTAGCCTCATCCCTGGAGAACCTCCCAGAATGCCTTGCAGCCAAGAAACTCCCCATAGCACGCCATTTTGTTTCCTCCCTGAAGAGACAGACTTCGTTCTTACACCTGGCGCAG ATAGCCCGGCCGGCGCTGTTTGACCAGGCTGTGGTGACCAGCATGGTGCTCGATATCGACAATGTGGATCTCAGCAGCATCAGCTCGCAGCCTTTGCTCAGCATAAACACAACTGGAGACCAGGACCCTGACATCTACTCTGAGT ATGACTCCATCACCGTCTTTCAGGAGCTTAAGGAGCTGCTGAGAAAGAACGCCACAGTGGAGTCCTTCATCGAGTGGTTGGACTCTGTGGTGGAGCATAAAGTCATCAAG CCTGGTAAGCAGACCGGTCGATCGGTGAAGAAGCGAGCTCAGGACTTCCTCCTCAGGTGGAGTTTCTTCGGTGCCAGAGTGATGCACAACCTCACACTCAACAACGCCTCTAGCTTCG GCTCCTTCCATCTGATCAGGATGCTGTTAGACGAATACATCCTGTTGGCCCTGGAAACTCAGTTCAACAACGACAAGGAGCAGGACCTGCAGAACCTGCtggacaaatacatgaaaaatgcaG ATGCCAGTAAAGCAGCGCTCATGGCCTCTCCCAGTTCCTGCTTCCTCGCTAATCGCAACAAGGCCGGCGCCGCCTCTGACCAATCAGTGAAGAACGAGTCTCTGGGAGAGCACGCCTACATGTCTCTGTCCACCAATCAGCAGCAGAGTCTGGAGACGAGCACAGTCATCTATCAGGGGGCCGAGTCTGCTGGCTTCACGGTTTCAG GGGGGCAGATGGACTTCTCTCAGGTCAGCGGCCCCCTCATGACGCCCCCCATCTCTCCAGCAGCATTAGTGCACCGAGGCTCAGTCATCAACCAGGGGCCCATGACGGGGAGACCCCTGACATCGACTTCTACTTCCTCCacttgctcctcctcctcctcctcttcctcctgcttgtCTTCTCTCAGTGCCATGACCCAGCCCAGCCCCTGCTCTGCATACCCGGAGACCCTGTACCACTGCTTACCTCAGACCAGCTCTGGTTACTTCCCTCCAGCCAGCTGCTCCTCGGCTTCAAACTACCAGCCTGCACTCAG GCCTCAGACTCAGAGCGAGTGTCTGGCTGCAGTTCAGTCTCAGGCTTCATCGCTGGCCTACCATCTGTCTCGGTACCCCTCCTTCAACGACCAGCACCTCACTAAAGACGCGTTCTacaatcatcatcaccatcatcatcatcaccatccctCCTCTAACAGCTCTAACTGCTCCCTGACACCTTATGGCTCCGCAGTTCGACCCACGTCTGGCTACAGCTCAGGCTCAGATCCAGCTCAGACCGAACAGGGACTGGATGCTCAGACTGCAGCTCAGATTCTGGACCCGGCAGAGGGGTTCGGCTTTGTGGGGGCCGGACTGAACACCACGGGTGGTGGGTGTCAGGGGCAGACGTACTCTGCTGCAGGAAACGGTG GTTACTATGGCAACAGCAGTTACCTGGACAGCCAGCGCATGACATCACTGGTCGACCAGCACGTGTCTGTCATCAGCACCGTCGGCAGTCTGCGCCCGTTCCCTTCAACGTACTCTGAAGTCCACGATCCGCTCAACATCCTGGACGAACCGGGGAGGAAACCGGCCGGAGCGTATTTCACTGAGGCCGAAACTGGAGCAG GCTCTGCTCCCTGCATGTTTGGAGTCCCGTCTCCGTTCACCTCGCAGGACTCTTTGCTCTCTCAGCAGCGAGTGCCGTCATCCTCGGAGGTGCAGGACTTGGTGTCCTCGCTGCCTCCCATCAACACCGTCTTCATGGGAGCAGGAGGAGTACAGTGA
- the tdrd15 gene encoding tudor domain-containing protein 15: protein MSADRYLRRSVQDMTVTDAAAMQSVHQKSQKSGPPAPCALWPVDFKLTHLDWNPEATLIHFQGQYLTICELDYNILQGEIQNIPKTKASVDIGGFCLVEDLTSARWYRGRVQNRKADLFDVFLIDHGNVLSVDIANISSCSNDLFILPPKIVCGFLANVLLLQGCSHSTMDEYFSNLIGRNVTGYIQALLPHKVLLLEAPDINIDLVRHGFGRHVDTDTFLLLVEMLTEVPLKQREPAPDLLIEKPTGQEFCFKASGLQGYEDFLSFCGPKLRCGTRAKVRVTAAVNPRLFYCQMASMERDLQEMSMKLAAVCEYRTKEHNHTPENLGLMCSVKSKDGKWYRGFVQFLPVNSHVRVLLIDYGFFESVKVENIHRLPPDFYSTPIMAFPCSLSCLSDQDEAVKTQQLSFLKTGLLGTVLDTEIRRFDEEQHLYSIAVTGAEDNHVKEPEPIQELPRMKVERDESSPQGGYLNYETIMGEALGKTLQTEEVQLHSVFVGYVEYIQNPSQFWIRTQKRNDEFEEMMTKMADHFSQVKLDEDVLSNPEVGNLCCALHEEDMHFYRGVVTDTLQHGAEVLFIDFGNIEKVPHMLIKKVPEAFASKPAFAFCCSLVNVFPFDEVWTSASSDFFKKAVSNKALLVHVVKMRKNKFVVDLHETGSDNNQSITELMVSSKHADYWNNIPIETVVQNNTGVPEKTTRVKTKSPRYSVRSDIGAKTEQTVDHEEEEEKACRNGIEKAQTCSFKVLNIKPGCEFAVCCYYTNSPSDFWCQPFNKVPALKELMDKVQQYYSTHTVPLQSGDSCCVAKSPQDGRWYRAFITEKQKSHARVMLVDFGFHIQVSEHNLQAIMPEYVYLEGQAFRCSLYNLIEPADPKCHGDWSPEACNLLRDFAPSTNVLTCKVVSQLNVRNKGLCNVVDLCNTQSQQSITNLLLEQGLAREAKISTKQLSTVFPESFVYSSYDLRAGNKEQVFITHVSSQWEVYCHLERNGEIIEALEKKISEESEKMMQASTQVVVRKLCLAKYFDGKWYRGLVHPVQSPLHLSVFFVDYGNTGISEKTQVMFIPRHSADLLFTPMQAVRCSLASVSKEELYPDVKDWLSGVILNKEVRADIVGKSENGSFDVELFDGEVNINEKVKELILSHSPKPKTAVSFDMCSTKTKRKTRPLTSNLKTPAKCKSGPKGHFSSSPTLNARRGTHVVGAAPKKKENIKNYVHGRAQNKNTKEKQQNEGNTKSCVTVKPQTNSQVKQQRENPGSKAKSVQPQHTEEMEIPQLSRLPDRKVSAGFKAKCFVSHIDSADSFFLQLSEDEPAILKVGEDLNTAIFRDALKATTSLRINDLALAEYEEDGALYRSVVKSFEGSSGCTVEFVDYGNSAVMEKEKIYSIPEEHLSQPRFSISCSLLDKSMYNNDASFIDAVMEKPLMVEFVCQNGTQWQVKVEILDEAVDSPVALQAANESSVSSREEKAPVSPPETEEKERSCERSVLRKELGETQATRSERMVPTVNDENLMLKPPPATLSPKLRAITCRHHRRTPIRNKGDSKSQRKTVKSPVKTKTPGADAVTRLTIRAKDTENGTVMSVLSNCNFYIRLNKSSELLAALESLIDDNLYMCEMVAEENVKEGLKCLVQVHKDKQWLRAVVQLVGQDKCQVLLVDHGITEELPRGSIRRQCSSLTKIPNLAVLCKVNWFRLSQGQDAHTLCCETLKPMIGKEVKLVFVCYSKTDHLWKVQMVINEPVPACQTTTSSQQNNEMIPSPAEAQDEKTEGKSSLDTSPPQHLDFAPIDIDKGYSGFAAAVTTPFDFCVVLEDFLLVMNKVSIMLDDLPGQMSPLPEAHLVPETCCLVKSDTKNKWCRAEIVNIDTTAVLNLVDYGHYECMPYEECFKLKKLPEEIKKLPKVTYPCILRGVKPVGVDGQWTNEAAVFFQQCLYQKNLQIFFREFVSNTDWKVDVLADGVHVAKELVDAGHASYMDVMLGLRFQEQTPRKAAPHRSDREEDCGQQDRGSHRRFPDVKTVWLQQQFLISQRQANPKAKHIPGALAVFTITLPSEAGTQSASTSSPANWPRPLNLLTDFSGMLLYETSRIVISVSG from the exons ATGTCGGCGGACCGTTACCTACGAC GTTCTGTTCAGGATATGACAGTTACTGATGCTGCAGCCATGCAGTCAGTACATCAAAA GTCTCAGAAATCTGGTCCACCTGCCCCGTGTGCCCTTTGGCCCGTGGACTTCAAGTTGACGCACTTGGACTGGAACCCTGAAGCAACCCTGATACACTTCCAGGGACAGTACCTTACCATATGTGAACTTGACTACAACATCTTGCAAGGAGAAATACAGAACATACCAAAGACTAAAGCTTCAGTGGATATTGGAGGGTTTTGCCTTGTAGAAGATTTGACTTCAGCCCGCTGGTACAGAGGAAGAGTTCAGAACCGAAAAGCGGACTTGTTTGATGTTTTCCTCATAGATCATGGTAATGTCTTGAGTGTTGACATCGCTAACATATCTTCCTGTTCAAATGACCTCTTCATCCTGCCTCCCAAGATAGTTTGCGGGTTTCTTGCAAATGTACTGTTGCTTCAAGGTTGTTCACATTCTACGATGGACGAGTATTTCTCGAACCTGATTGGAAGAAATGTCACAGGTTATATCCAAGCCCTCCTGCCCCACAAAGTCCTCTTATTGGAAGCTCCTGACATAAACATCGACCTTGTTAGACACGGGTTTGGGAGGCATGTGGACACAGATACTTTCCTCCTCTTGGTTGAGATGCTCACAGAGGTGCCGCTCAAACAAAGAGAGCCAGCTCCTGACTTACTCATCGAAAAGCCAACAGGACAGGAATTTTGTTTCAAAGCATCTGGTTTGCAGGGATACGAAGACTTTTTGTCATTCTGTGGTCCTAAATTGAGGTGTGGGACACGTGCTAAAGTGCGTGTAACTGCTGCTGTCAACCCTCGGCTGTTTTACTGTCAGATGGCCAGTATGGAAAGAGATCTTCAGGAAATGTCAATGAAGCTGGCTGCAGTTTGTGAGTACAGAACAAAAGAACACAATCATACTCCCGAAAACCTGGGTTTAATGTGCTCAGTTAAAAGCAAAGATGGGAAATGGTACAGAGGCTTTGTGCAATTCCTCCCTGTCAACTCTCATGTTAGGGTTTTGCTCATTGACTACGGATTCTTTGAATCTGTCAAAGTTGAGAACATCCACAGATTGCCACCTGATTTCTACTCAACGCCTATAATGGCGTTCCCGTGCTCACTTTCCTGCCTGAGTGATCAGGATGAAGCAGTCAAAACTCAGCAGCTGAGTTTTCTCAAGACAGGCTTGCTTGGAACAGTGTTGGATACAGAGATCAGACGCTTTGACGAAGAACAACATCTCTACTCTATCGCAGTAACTGGTGCTGAAGATAATCATGTGAAGGAACCGGAGCCAATTCAAGAGCTTCCTAGAATGAAGGTTGAGAGAGATGAATCGTCACCTCAGGGCGGCTATTTAAACTATGAGACAATCATGGGTGAAGCACTGGgtaaaacactgcaaacagaaGAGGTGCAGCTACACTCTGTCTTTGTAGGCTATGTCGAGTATATCCAGAATCCAAGCCAGTTCTGGATCAGAACACAAAAACGTAATGATGAGTTTGaagaaatgatgacaaaaatgGCCGATCACTTCAGTCAGGTGAAGCTGGATGAAGACGTGCTGTCGAATCCTGAGGTAGGGAACCTCTGTTGTGCACTTCATGAGGAGGACATGCATTTCTATAGGGGTGTAGTGACAGACACTCTTCAGCATGGAGCTGAAgttctttttattgattttgggAACATTGAGAAAGTGCCACACATGTTGATCAAGAAGGTACCTGAGGCATTTGCCAGCAAACCAGCATTTGCCTTCTGTTGTTCTCTTGTTAATGTTTTTCCATTTGATGAAGTCTGGACCAGCGCCTCCTCTGACTTTTTCAAAAAAGCTGTGTCAAACAAGGCCCTGCTCGTCCATGTTGtcaagatgaggaaaaacaaatttGTTGTCGATCTCCACGAGACGGGAAGTGACAACAATCAAAGTATCACTGAGCTTATGGTCTCTTCAAAACATGCAGACTACTGGAACAACATTCCCATAGAGACCGTGGTGCAAAACAACACAGGTGTcccagaaaaaacaacaagagtCAAAACAAAGAGTCCAAGATATAGTGTGAGATCAGACATTGGTGCCAAAACAGAGCAAACTGTGGaccatgaggaggaggaagagaaagcatGCAGAAATGGAATTGAGAAGGCCCAAACCTGTAGCTTCAAAGTGTTAAACATCAAGCCTGGGTGTGAGTTTGCTGTATGTTGCTATTACACAAACTCTCCATCTGATTTTTGGTGCCAGCCATTTAACAAGGTTCCAGCTTTGAAGGAGTTGATGGATAAAGTTCAGCAATATTACTCAACTCATACAGTCCCTCTCCAATCTGGGGATTCATGTTGTGTCGCCAAGTCACCCCAAGATGGCAGATGGTACAGGGCCTTCATCAccgaaaaacagaaaagtcatgcCAGAGTGATGTTGGTTGACTTTGGCTTCCATATCCAAGTCAGTGAGCACAATCTTCAGGCAATAATGCCAGAATATGTTTATTTGGAAGGACAAGCTTTCAGGTGCAGTCTTTACAACCTGATTGAACCTGCTGACCCCAAGTGCCATGGGGATTGGAGTCCAGAGGCCTGTAATTTGCTGAGAGATTTTGCCCCCAGCACCAATGTTCTAACATGTAAAGTTGTCTCACAGTTGAATGTGCGAAACAAAGGCCTATGCAACGTTGTGGATCTCTGCAACACCCAAAGCCAACAGAGTATTACAAATTTGCTCTTGGAACAGGGCCTGGCAAGAGAAGCAAAAATCTCAACAAAGCAGCTGTCAACAGTGTTTCCTGAGTCTTTTGTCTACTCTTCGTATGATCTACGTGCTGGAAATAAAGAGCAAGTTTTCATCACTCACGTCAGCAGTCAGTGGGAGGTCTACTGCCACCTTGAGAGAAACGGTGAAATCATCGAAGCGCTTGAAAAGAAAATCTCAGAGGAAAGTGAGAAAATGATGCAAGCCAGTACGCAAGTTGTTGTAAGGAAGCTGTGTCTGGCAAAATACTTTGACGGCAAATGGTACAGGGGCTTGGTACATCCTGTTCAGTCCCCTTTGCATCTCAGTGTGTTTTTCGTGGATTATGGAAACACAGGCATCTCAGAGAAAACCCAAGTCATGTTTATCCCCAGACACTCTGCTGATTTGTTGTTCACACCCATGCAGGCTGTGAGATGTAGCCTTGCTTCTGTGTCCAAGGAAGAGCTCTATCCAGATGTCAAGGATTGGCTCAGTGGTGTGATCCTTAACAAGGAAGTGAGAGCCGACATAGTTGGAAAGAGCGAAAATGGCTCATTTGATGTTGAACTGTTTGATGGAGAAGTTAACATTAATGAGAAGGTAAAGGAGCTCATTCTCAGTCATTCACCCAAACCAAAGACAGCCGTGAGTTTTGACATGTGCAGCACGAAGACAAAACGTAAAACTAGACCCCTCACAAGTAACTTAAAGACTCCAGCCAAGTGCAAGAGTGGACCTAAAGGGCATTTTTCAAGTTCACCCACATTGAATGCCCGCAGAGGCACTCATGTCGTTGGTGCAGCCcccaaaaagaaagaaaacataaaaaactaTGTTCATGGTAGAGctcagaacaaaaacacaaaagaaaaacaacaaaatgaggGCAATACAAAGAGCTGTGTCACTGTGAAACCTCAGACAAACTCTcaagtaaaacaacaaagagagaATCCTGGTTCAAAAGCAAAGTCAGTGCAACCACAACATACAGAGGAAATGGAGATCCCTCAGCTCTCACGTTTACCCGACAGGAAAGTGAGTGCAGGTTTTAAGGCAAAGTGTTTCGTCTCCCACATCGACTCGGCCGACAGTTTTTTCCTTCAActttcagaggatgaacctGCCATTTTGAAAGTGGGTGAAGATCTCAACACAGCTATCTTCAGAGATGCCTTGAAGGCTACCACATCTTTGAGAATCAATGACCTTGCTCTGGCTGAGTACGAAGAAGACGGCGCTCTGTATCGTTCTGTTGTGAAGAGCTTTGAAGGAAGTTCAGGTTGCACAGTTGAGTTTGTGGACTATGGAAACTCGGCAGTcatggagaaggagaagatcTACTCCATACCGGAGGAGCATCTCTCTCAGCCAAGATTCAGCATATCATGCTCCCTTTTGGACAAAAGCATGTACAACAACGATGCTTCTTTCATTGATGCTGTAATGGAGAAGCCGCTCATGGTTGAGTTTGTTTGTCAAAATGGAACTCAGTGGCAAGTCAAAGTTGAGATTCTTGATGAAGCAGTTGATTCTCCGGTTGCACTTCAAGCAGCTAATGAAAGTAGCGTTTCCTCTAGAGAGGAAAAGGCTCCTGTAAGTCCACCtgaaacagaagagaaagagagatccTGTGAACGGAGCGTCCTAAGAAAAGAACTGGGAGAGACTCAAGCAACTAGATCAGAAAGAATGGTGCCTACTGTTAATGATGAAAACTTGATGCTGAAACCACCACCTGCCACCCTGTCACCCAAACTGAGGGCAATAACCTGCAGGCACCATAGAAGAACACCCATCAGAAACAAGGGTGATTCTAAGAGTCAACGAAAAACTGTGAAATCGCCTGTCAAAACCAAGACACCTGGGGCAGATGCAGTCACACGCCTGACTATTCGAGCTAAAGACACAGAGAATGGAACAGTTATGTCGGTGTTAAGTAACTGCAATTTTTACATCAGATTAAATAAGTCCAGTGAACTGCTAGCTGCACTGGAGAGTCTCATAGATGACAACCTATACATGTGTGAGATGGTGGCTGAAGAGAATGTCAAAGAGGGCCTCAAGTGCTTAGTTCAGGTGCACAAGGACAAGCAGTGGCTCAGGGCTGTTGTTCAACTTGTGGGCCAGGATAAATGCCAGGTCCTTCTTGTGGATCATGGAATAACAGAAGAACTTCCAAGAGGCTCAATCCGACGACAGTGTAGCAGCCTGACAAAAATTCCAAACCTCGCAGTTTTGTGCAAGGTGAACTGGTTCAGACTCAGTCAGGGACAGGATGCTCACACATTGTGTTGTGAAACTCTCAAGCCAATGATAGGCAAAGAAGTCAAgctggtgtttgtttgttattcaaAAACTGATCATCTTTGGAAGGTTCAAATGGTCATTAATGAACCGGTCCCCGCTTGTCAAACAACTACCTCATCGCAGCAGAATAACGAGATGATCCCTTCACCCGCTGAAGCCCAGGATgagaaaacagaaggaaaatccAGCTTGGACACAAGCCCCCCTCAGCACCTTGACTTTGCTCCTATTGATATAGACAAAGGGTACTCAggctttgctgctgcagtgacgACTCCATTTGACTTTTGCGTTGTTCTGGAGGACTTCCTTCTTGTCATGAACAAAGTGTCCATAATGTTGGATGACCTCCCTGGGCAGATGTCTCCTCTTCCTGAAGCCCACCTCGTCCCTGAAACCTGCTGCCTGGTAAAATCAGACACCAAGAACAAGTGGTGCAGGGCTGAAATTGTAAACATTGACACCACAGCGGTCCTAAACCTGGTGGATTACGGCCATTACGAATGCATGCCGTACGAAGAATGCTTCAAGCTGAAGAAGCTTCCAGAGGAGATAAAGAAGCTGCCAAAGGTGACGTACCCCTGCATCCTGAGAGGGGTGAAGCCAGTTGGAGTGGATGGACAGTGGACTAATGAAGCAGCTGTATTCTTTCAGCAATGTTTGTACCAGAAGAACCTCCAGATCTTCTTCAGAGAGTTTGTGTCAAACACAGACTGGAAGGTGGACGTTCTGGCTGATGGCGTCCATGTTGCCAAGGAGCTGGTGGATGCTGGACACGCCAGCTATATGGATGTCATGCTAGGACTGAG GTTCCAGGAGCAGACTCCCCGTAAAGCTGCTCCTCATAGATCCGACCGTGAGGAAGACTGTGGCCAGCAAGACAGAGGCTCCCACAGGAG gtttcctGATGTGAAGACAGTCTGGCTTCAGCAGCAATTCCTCATCTCACAGCGTCAGGCTAATCCAA AGGCCAAACACATCCCTGGAGCTCTGGCTGTCTTCACCATCACCCTGCCCTCTGAGGCGGGGACACAGTCTGCATCAACCTCGTCACCCGCAAACTGGCCTCGTCCTCTGAACCTCCTGACCGACTTCAGTGGGATGCTGCTGTACGAGACCAGTCGCATTGTAATCAGTGTCTCTGGGTGA